One genomic region from Electrophorus electricus isolate fEleEle1 chromosome 23, fEleEle1.pri, whole genome shotgun sequence encodes:
- the c23h9orf116 gene encoding UPF0691 protein C9orf116 homolog: MDGEETGVQNMRTGDVYRVDRNLPKRFNHPDCFKGYGKKVHPLYRTTNQTYGSQKPTVHEMPTTFHGSRRTFSEDLLQTGMFRDNGFNTALERSGITEPNAIAVFQDRITFHLSDHITKINQTESNVD, encoded by the exons ATGGACGGAGAGGAAACGGGAGTCCAGAACATGAGAACAGGCGACGTTTACAGGGTGGACAGAAATCTCCCCAAACGTTTCAACCATCCAGATTGCTTTAAGGGCTACGG GAAGAAAGTTCACCCACTCTATCGAACAACAAACCAGACATATGGCAGCCAAAAGCCTACGGTTCACGAAATGCCA ACAACCTTCCACGGAAGCCGGCGGACATTTTCTGAGGACCTTTTGCAGACTGGAATGTTCCGAGATAACGGCTTCAATACGGCACTAGAGAGGAGTGGGATCACTGAGCCCAACGCCATTGCCGTGTTCCAAGATAGAataacctttcacctttcagACCACATTACCAAAATCAATCAAACCGAGTCTAACGTGGACTAA